The Candidatus Berkiella aquae sequence TATTCTTGCTGAAAAAATCATATCTTCGCAAGATTGTAATGAAGCATCGTACGCTCAACATGACAATGAATGTCAAATTGATGCAGAGCCACCTAGTGTTGGAAATAGTTTATATGGCACCCCCTGTTCAACAGAGGATGTTAAAAGACTGATAGCTGAAACGAAACATTACAGTGACTTTGAAAAGATTGAAGCGGTCAACAACTTTTTTAATCTGATGCCTTATTATTCTGATCTCGATCACTGGGGTGTTGAAGATTATTGGGCAACACCGCATGAATTCATTCAGTCAGGAGGCGGCGATTGCGAAGATTATGCCCTTGCTAAATTTCATACATTGATAGAAATGGGAATACCAGAAGACAAACTATTTCTTACTTATGTCTTTGCACCTACAGCTCATATGGTTTTAAGCTTTTATCCAACCCCAAACAGTAGTCCACTGATATTAGACAATTGTTCAGATCGTATACTGCCATTAAACAATTTACCCTATGAACCCGTCTTTAGTATTAACAGTTTAGGAATTTGGAATACGAATTCTTGGGGCTTACATTCAAGGTATTCTGATGCAAATTACTCAATACAATGGAAAGAATATCAAACAAGACTCAAAGTTGAGAGTATGAGGGGTTAGGCGTATACCGATGACCCTACTTAGATTAAATGAAGTGCAATAAAATCATCTTTGACTAACCAATTTTACTAAGCATTTTTCTTATTACCTCTCTTGTCATATTTAGATAACATCATTTCAATGAATGTTCATCCAAGATAAGAAGCAATATGATTTTAGGCACAAGCACAAACACCACAAAAGATGCTAATACAATCGCTTTTTTTAAAATAATCCAAGAGCCTCTAACCAATGAAAGCACAGAGGCATTACAGCAATTAATTGTCGAAGGCATTCATCTTCATGCCAACGATAGTCACGGCTATACCCCACTTGAACGAGCAAGACAGATTGATAACATTGCTATCGTTCAACGATTACTCGATGCTTGGATAATGAGTAATGCACAAAATCATAACAGTACCCCTCTACATTGGGCAATACAACATTTCCCTCAAATGGTTCCATGGCTTTTAGAGAGAAGAATAAACATTGATGCTCAAGATAATCAGGGCAATACTGCGTTGCACGAAGCGATGCTACAAAATAGCACTGATATTGCTCAATTATTGCTAGAGAAAGGCGCAATCATTAATATTCTAAACAAGCTGGGTAAAAGCCCTCTCATGATTGCGATAGGTACTTACTTTCATCAACCTGACGATTTACAGAAAATAATGTTAACTATCCTAAATAAAATTATTAAAGCTGATAGATTTAAATATTTGCAGGAAGATCTTGGCACAGATTGGAAATCGGTACCAACATTAGAAGCAACAGCATCCAAAATATTGACGACCAATCCGAAGCATATCGTTTCCCTATTTGCAATTATTGAACACCACCATTTTAACGCAACGAAGCTAACACCTCCTTTATTAACTGAACGACTATTATGTTTTTTAGACACTCCCACAGAGGCTATCGATGAACCTTTATCGTCTTCT is a genomic window containing:
- a CDS encoding ankyrin repeat domain-containing protein, whose amino-acid sequence is MILGTSTNTTKDANTIAFFKIIQEPLTNESTEALQQLIVEGIHLHANDSHGYTPLERARQIDNIAIVQRLLDAWIMSNAQNHNSTPLHWAIQHFPQMVPWLLERRINIDAQDNQGNTALHEAMLQNSTDIAQLLLEKGAIINILNKLGKSPLMIAIGTYFHQPDDLQKIMLTILNKIIKADRFKYLQEDLGTDWKSVPTLEATASKILTTNPKHIVSLFAIIEHHHFNATKLTPPLLTERLLCFLDTPTEAIDEPLSSSTCLLTSASTNSSTSTQIHDLSTQVANMDIFSFRRPYMRIG
- a CDS encoding transglutaminase-like cysteine peptidase — protein: MEESAIISILCEASTFPPIAVTNSQALITEPLVVDSSHHPDAINALSSIIDESLDNQAFNVQPTFSQQENEFLDLIADLMPNLFEPQMATKETDATILEEENILAEKIISSQDCNEASYAQHDNECQIDAEPPSVGNSLYGTPCSTEDVKRLIAETKHYSDFEKIEAVNNFFNLMPYYSDLDHWGVEDYWATPHEFIQSGGGDCEDYALAKFHTLIEMGIPEDKLFLTYVFAPTAHMVLSFYPTPNSSPLILDNCSDRILPLNNLPYEPVFSINSLGIWNTNSWGLHSRYSDANYSIQWKEYQTRLKVESMRG